One stretch of Bordetella avium DNA includes these proteins:
- a CDS encoding glycine zipper 2TM domain-containing protein, with protein sequence MNRALIAITLTAGALALAGCQNMPGGAKASSEFDCIAGTVGGAVVGGLLGSMVGGGTGKTIATVAGAGAGSYAGNQIGCR encoded by the coding sequence ATGAATAGAGCGTTGATAGCGATTACCCTGACCGCCGGAGCCCTGGCTCTGGCGGGTTGCCAGAATATGCCGGGCGGTGCGAAAGCCAGCTCCGAATTCGATTGCATTGCCGGCACGGTCGGCGGCGCGGTCGTCGGCGGCCTGCTGGGCAGCATGGTCGGCGGGGGCACCGGCAAAACCATCGCCACGGTGGCGGGTGCGGGCGCGGGCAGCTATGCCGGCAATCAAATTGGCTGCCGCTGA
- a CDS encoding NAD(P)/FAD-dependent oxidoreductase has translation MSASGTMLIVGAGQAGAWAARTLREQGHAGRIVLCGAEPHRPYERPPLSKGLITGASTAAEAELLSQAEIQERGIEFLPTLAVVSIDPAARQVRCADGREIGYDKLLLATGGRPSRPPLAGLDSARLRVLRTLDDALALRQDFAARPRVAIIGGGWIGLETAATARVLGCEVAVIEAGPRLCGRSVMAPLSAELQRRHEAAGVAVHLARGVTGLQDRPDGVKVLFGEGPAIEADLVLLAVGMQPNDALAREAGLDCARGVRVDAACRTSDPHIYAAGDVALLSHPRAAQGLRLESWQNAQDQGVAAARAMLGQAVDYAPVPLLWSEQYEHMIQIVGFPDLAQHTVSRTLANGGQLFLGLDAGGLAVAAVGIDAGRDFRAARKWVEQGAQPPLADYQACEAQAVQEGVA, from the coding sequence ATGAGCGCCTCCGGAACCATGTTGATCGTGGGCGCGGGCCAGGCGGGCGCCTGGGCGGCGCGCACCCTGCGCGAGCAGGGTCACGCCGGGCGCATCGTGCTGTGCGGCGCCGAGCCGCACCGGCCTTATGAGCGCCCGCCGCTGTCCAAGGGCCTGATTACCGGCGCCAGCACGGCCGCAGAGGCCGAGCTGCTGAGTCAGGCAGAAATTCAGGAGCGCGGCATCGAGTTTCTGCCGACGCTGGCCGTGGTGTCGATCGACCCCGCCGCTCGCCAGGTGCGTTGCGCCGATGGCCGAGAGATCGGCTACGACAAGCTATTGTTGGCGACCGGCGGCCGCCCCAGCCGGCCGCCCCTGGCCGGCCTGGACAGCGCCCGCCTGCGGGTGCTGCGTACGCTCGATGATGCGCTGGCCTTGCGCCAGGATTTCGCGGCCCGTCCGCGAGTGGCGATTATCGGCGGCGGTTGGATAGGGCTGGAAACCGCCGCGACGGCGCGCGTCCTGGGTTGCGAGGTGGCCGTGATCGAAGCCGGGCCGCGCCTGTGCGGCCGCAGCGTGATGGCGCCCCTGTCTGCCGAATTGCAGCGGCGGCATGAGGCGGCCGGTGTCGCGGTGCATCTGGCCCGTGGTGTGACCGGCCTGCAAGACAGGCCGGACGGCGTCAAGGTTTTGTTTGGTGAAGGCCCCGCCATCGAGGCCGATTTGGTGTTGCTGGCCGTGGGCATGCAGCCCAATGACGCGCTGGCCCGCGAGGCCGGCCTGGATTGCGCTCGTGGCGTGCGTGTCGATGCCGCTTGCCGTACCTCCGATCCGCATATCTATGCGGCGGGCGATGTGGCGCTGCTTTCGCACCCACGCGCCGCGCAAGGCTTGCGGCTGGAGTCCTGGCAGAACGCGCAGGATCAGGGCGTGGCGGCCGCCCGGGCCATGTTGGGGCAGGCGGTCGACTATGCGCCGGTGCCGCTGCTCTGGTCAGAACAATACGAACACATGATCCAGATCGTGGGCTTTCCGGATCTGGCGCAACACACCGTATCGCGAACGCTGGCCAATGGCGGACAGCTTTTTCTCGGCCTGGATGCTGGGGGCCTGGCGGTGGCGGCCGTGGGTATCGACGCGGGGCGGGATTTCCGCGCCGCGCGCAAATGGGTCGAGCAGGGCGCGCAGCCGCCGCTCGCTGATTATCAGGCCTGTGAAGCGCAGGCTGTCCAGGAGGGGGTGGCATGA
- a CDS encoding LysR family transcriptional regulator, with product MLSTDDLLFFMALTPEQTLADAARRLDVTPSAVTQRLSAMERRLGIQLVDRSGRRIALTDEGELLAERARSICAQLSGLADTLASRRGQVAGQLRVLAPLGFGQRHIAPLVGRFQQQYPEVTATLMLSDRPQRLDAHHWDVLIHIGELRDSSLIMHRLARNRRILCAAPAYLKRQGTPASPEDLHHHDCIALRENDEDVTLWRLGNHDGRRATVRIEPRLASNDGGVALQWALSGLGILARSEWDVAEALRDGKLLEILPGWRLPDADIVALVSSRKSRSARTERFLEQLHEMATPWLADSA from the coding sequence ATGCTGAGCACGGACGATTTGTTATTTTTCATGGCCCTGACGCCGGAGCAAACGCTGGCCGATGCCGCGCGCAGGCTGGACGTCACCCCCTCCGCCGTCACGCAGCGTCTTAGCGCGATGGAGCGCCGGCTAGGCATTCAACTGGTGGATCGCAGCGGCCGGCGCATCGCCCTGACCGATGAGGGCGAATTGCTGGCCGAACGGGCGCGCTCGATCTGCGCTCAGCTCAGCGGCCTGGCCGATACCCTGGCCAGCCGCCGCGGACAGGTCGCCGGACAGCTGCGCGTGTTGGCGCCCCTGGGCTTTGGCCAGCGCCATATCGCGCCTCTGGTAGGCCGCTTTCAACAGCAATACCCTGAAGTCACCGCCACTCTGATGCTCTCCGACCGGCCGCAGCGTCTGGACGCGCATCACTGGGATGTGCTGATCCATATCGGCGAGCTGCGCGACTCATCGCTCATCATGCACCGGCTGGCCAGAAACCGGCGCATTCTCTGCGCCGCCCCCGCCTACCTGAAACGGCAGGGCACCCCCGCCTCTCCCGAGGATCTGCACCATCATGATTGCATCGCGCTGCGTGAAAACGACGAAGACGTCACGCTGTGGCGGCTAGGCAACCATGACGGCCGCCGCGCCACCGTCCGCATCGAACCCAGGCTGGCCAGCAACGATGGCGGCGTCGCGCTGCAATGGGCCTTGAGCGGCCTGGGCATACTCGCCCGTTCCGAATGGGATGTGGCCGAAGCCCTCCGCGATGGAAAACTGCTAGAGATATTGCCAGGCTGGCGCCTGCCTGACGCCGATATCGTCGCCCTGGTTTCCTCGCGCAAATCCCGTTCGGCGCGCACCGAACGGTTTCTGGAGCAGCTGCACGAGATGGCGACTCCCTGGCTTGCGGACAGCGCCTAG
- the hpaH gene encoding 2-oxo-hept-4-ene-1,7-dioate hydratase: MALAVSTIDAIARRLHEAERTRTQIRQVSLDHPEMDIADGYAIQRRWMEIKQAEGRRVVGHKIGLTSRAMQLSSQIDEPDFGALLDDMLFTDGAAIARDRFIVPRVEVELAFILDKPLRGPDVTLFDVLDAVRYVIPALEIIDARSHQIDPESRRPRKVFDTIADNAANAGVVMGGRPVRVNDVDLRWVGAILSRNAVIEETGLAAGVLNHPANGVVWLANRLAGHGVALESGQIILSGSFTRPVYAERGDVFYVDYGPLGAVSCRFE; this comes from the coding sequence ATGGCTTTAGCTGTCTCTACCATCGACGCCATCGCCCGCCGCCTGCACGAGGCCGAGCGCACGCGCACCCAGATCCGTCAGGTTTCTCTGGACCATCCCGAGATGGACATCGCCGACGGCTATGCCATCCAGCGGCGCTGGATGGAAATCAAACAGGCCGAAGGCCGCCGTGTGGTGGGTCATAAAATCGGCCTGACCTCGCGCGCCATGCAGTTGTCGTCGCAGATCGACGAGCCGGATTTCGGCGCGCTGCTCGATGACATGCTGTTTACCGACGGCGCTGCCATCGCGCGTGACCGCTTCATCGTGCCGCGCGTGGAGGTCGAACTGGCCTTCATTCTCGACAAGCCGCTGCGCGGTCCTGACGTGACCCTGTTCGATGTGCTGGACGCCGTGCGATATGTGATTCCCGCGCTGGAAATCATCGATGCGCGTTCGCATCAGATCGACCCCGAGTCGCGCCGTCCGCGCAAGGTGTTCGACACCATCGCCGACAATGCCGCCAACGCGGGTGTCGTGATGGGCGGGCGTCCGGTGCGGGTCAATGATGTCGATCTGCGCTGGGTAGGCGCCATTCTGTCGCGCAATGCGGTGATCGAAGAAACCGGCCTGGCCGCAGGGGTGTTGAACCACCCCGCCAATGGCGTGGTGTGGTTGGCTAACCGGCTGGCCGGGCATGGCGTGGCGCTGGAAAGCGGCCAGATCATCCTCAGCGGCTCTTTCACCCGGCCGGTCTACGCCGAGCGCGGCGATGTCTTTTATGTTGATTACGGCCCGCTGGGCGCCGTCAGTTGCCGTTTCGAGTAA
- a CDS encoding aromatic-ring-hydroxylating dioxygenase subunit beta has translation MSKPDDLRALRAELRDLYEDYAFCLDEGDLEAWPDFFTEDCHYRVLSRENHDAGLPLGLIYCMNKNMLKDRVTALRETTMFEPRSLRHFIGGVMVRERRGEEVVAQANFAIMESLSDREPSLNMVGRYLDVWRQTDAGWRLASRDCVYDNYRVRTSLIVPI, from the coding sequence ATGTCTAAGCCTGACGATCTGCGCGCCCTGCGCGCCGAACTGCGCGATCTGTACGAGGATTACGCCTTTTGCCTGGATGAGGGCGACCTCGAAGCCTGGCCCGATTTCTTTACCGAAGACTGTCATTACCGCGTGCTGTCGCGCGAGAACCATGATGCCGGCCTGCCGCTGGGCCTGATCTACTGCATGAATAAAAACATGCTGAAAGACCGGGTTACGGCGCTGCGCGAAACCACCATGTTCGAGCCGCGCTCGCTGCGGCACTTCATCGGCGGCGTGATGGTGCGCGAGCGCCGGGGCGAAGAAGTGGTGGCCCAGGCCAATTTCGCCATCATGGAGTCGCTGTCGGATCGCGAGCCCAGCCTGAACATGGTCGGCCGCTATCTCGACGTCTGGCGCCAGACCGACGCCGGCTGGCGTCTGGCCAGCCGCGACTGCGTCTATGACAACTACCGGGTGCGCACCTCGCTCATCGTGCCCATCTGA
- a CDS encoding aromatic ring-hydroxylating dioxygenase subunit alpha: MSCTHNESHEACASHAPAVAEQPIHIERRWPEEGHTRIPNWVYTDPAVFQKEMEIFFNGKTWNYVGLECEVPEVGCYKRNWIGTSPVIMVRTESGEIAVLENRCAHRGAQICWQNTGKVTDFTCPYHQWNYDLNGNLQGVPFRRGAMGKGGMPRDFDPKQNGIRKLRSVNRGGSIWATFSDEAPSFEEYCGEEVLAEIDHMLPGKKLKLLGYSRQLIPSNWKMYLENLKDPYHATLLHTFYITFGLWRADSKSECIPTGGGAHSVMVSHNEGKKVTEATSEMSRFRNDLELLDLETVTPRAEFNRGRVGGAWVFPAAQFGIQANSLKTRHVIPRSPTEHELVFTYYGYEDDDEEMTRLRLKHANLLGPAGFVSMDDSEMLTQCQIGVTGYPGARGIIEMGGRDTEPADYMVTEVLIRSFYQYYRKAMGF, translated from the coding sequence ATGTCCTGCACTCACAACGAATCCCACGAGGCCTGTGCCTCGCACGCGCCGGCCGTCGCCGAGCAACCCATTCACATCGAGCGCCGCTGGCCCGAAGAGGGGCATACCCGCATTCCTAACTGGGTCTACACCGACCCCGCTGTGTTCCAGAAGGAGATGGAGATCTTCTTCAATGGCAAGACCTGGAACTACGTGGGCCTGGAATGCGAAGTGCCGGAAGTCGGCTGCTATAAGCGCAACTGGATCGGCACCAGCCCGGTCATCATGGTGCGCACCGAAAGCGGCGAGATCGCGGTGCTGGAAAACCGTTGCGCCCATCGCGGCGCGCAGATCTGCTGGCAGAACACCGGCAAGGTCACGGACTTCACCTGCCCCTATCACCAGTGGAATTACGACCTGAACGGCAATCTGCAAGGCGTGCCGTTTCGCCGGGGCGCGATGGGCAAGGGCGGCATGCCGCGCGACTTCGATCCCAAGCAAAACGGTATCCGCAAGCTGCGCAGCGTCAATCGCGGCGGTTCGATTTGGGCCACTTTCTCCGACGAGGCGCCCAGCTTCGAAGAGTATTGCGGCGAGGAGGTGCTGGCCGAGATCGACCATATGCTGCCGGGCAAAAAGCTCAAGCTGCTGGGTTACAGCCGCCAGCTTATTCCTAGCAACTGGAAGATGTACCTCGAGAACCTCAAGGACCCCTACCACGCGACGCTGCTGCATACCTTCTACATCACTTTTGGTCTGTGGCGCGCCGATTCGAAGTCGGAGTGCATTCCGACTGGCGGCGGCGCGCACAGCGTGATGGTGTCGCACAACGAGGGCAAGAAGGTCACCGAGGCCACCTCGGAGATGAGCCGTTTCCGCAACGATCTGGAACTGCTCGATCTGGAAACCGTGACGCCGCGTGCAGAATTCAACCGCGGCCGTGTCGGCGGCGCCTGGGTATTCCCGGCGGCGCAGTTCGGCATCCAGGCCAATTCGCTCAAGACCCGTCATGTGATCCCGCGCAGCCCCACCGAGCACGAGCTGGTGTTCACCTATTACGGCTATGAAGATGACGACGAGGAGATGACCCGTTTGCGTCTCAAGCACGCCAATCTGCTGGGCCCGGCCGGTTTCGTGTCGATGGATGACAGCGAAATGCTGACGCAATGCCAGATCGGCGTGACAGGTTATCCGGGCGCGCGGGGCATCATCGAAATGGGCGGGCGCGATACGGAGCCGGCCGATTACATGGTGACCGAAGTGCTGATCCGCTCTTTCTATCAGTACTACCGGAAAGCGATGGGGTTCTGA
- the hpaI gene encoding 4-hydroxy-2-oxoheptanedioate aldolase, translating into MKTPGNTFKAALARGESQIGMWLGLADGYAAEVVAGAGFDWLLIDGEHAPNTLDSILRQLQVLAAYPLEPVVRPAWNDPVEIKRLLDLGARTLLVPMIQSAEEAAAAVAAMRYPPSGIRGVGSALARASRWNRLPGYLAEADAAMCTLVQVETRRGVEALDEICAVEGVDGVFIGPADLAADYGYLGQPNHPAVQEIIEAAIARIRGQGKAAGILISDPKLADRYIECGSLFTAVGVDATLLARAATDLAARYGRAASSGAAGVY; encoded by the coding sequence ATGAAAACCCCTGGCAATACCTTTAAGGCGGCGCTGGCGCGCGGCGAATCGCAGATCGGCATGTGGTTGGGCCTGGCCGATGGCTATGCGGCCGAGGTCGTGGCTGGCGCCGGTTTTGACTGGCTGCTGATCGATGGCGAGCATGCGCCCAACACCCTGGACAGCATTCTTAGACAGCTACAGGTGCTGGCGGCCTATCCGCTGGAGCCCGTGGTGCGCCCCGCCTGGAATGATCCGGTGGAGATCAAGCGTTTGCTCGATCTGGGAGCCCGCACGCTGCTGGTGCCTATGATTCAGAGCGCCGAGGAAGCGGCGGCGGCCGTGGCCGCCATGCGTTATCCGCCTTCCGGCATTCGGGGGGTCGGGAGCGCGCTGGCGCGCGCCTCGCGCTGGAACCGTCTGCCCGGCTATCTTGCCGAGGCCGACGCGGCCATGTGCACCCTGGTGCAGGTCGAGACCCGCCGTGGCGTCGAGGCGCTGGACGAGATCTGCGCCGTCGAAGGGGTGGATGGCGTGTTCATCGGGCCCGCCGATCTGGCCGCCGACTACGGCTATCTCGGCCAGCCCAATCACCCGGCGGTGCAGGAGATCATTGAAGCGGCGATTGCCCGCATCCGGGGGCAGGGCAAGGCCGCCGGCATTCTGATCAGCGATCCCAAACTGGCCGACCGCTATATCGAATGCGGCAGCCTGTTCACCGCCGTGGGGGTGGACGCCACGCTGCTGGCCCGCGCCGCGACGGATCTGGCAGCACGGTATGGGCGTGCGGCCTCCAGTGGCGCGGCAGGCGTTTACTGA
- the dbpA gene encoding ATP-dependent RNA helicase DbpA, whose protein sequence is MTDTSFSSLPLLPALLENLQSLGFEQMTPIQEQSLPLILDGRDLIAQAKTGSGKTAAFGLGLLQSLDLTRLVPQALVLCPTRELADQVAQELRRLARLIPNVKVLTLCGGAAGRPQAESLARGAHLVVGTPGRVQDHLARGNLDLAALKTLVLDEADRMVDMGFYDDIVAIASHCPVKRQTLLFSATYPDNIRKLSARFLRNPAEVKVQTQHDASRIEQIFYEIDEADRLDAVATLLAHYRPASTLVFCNTKIRSHELIERLRADGISAQALNGDLEQRDRDEILIQFANQSCAVLVATDVAARGLDIQNLSAVINVDVSKDTEVHVHRIGRSGRGEQKGLALSLCSPEEMRWANLIEQYQGAPLKWADIKSLRSKADRPLRAPMVTLCIQGGKKDKLRPGDLLGALTGDGGLSFEQVGKINITEFNAYVALDRQIAKQAFSRISNSNIKGRRFRMRFLEEF, encoded by the coding sequence GTGACCGATACGTCTTTTTCTTCCTTGCCGCTGCTCCCCGCCTTGCTGGAAAACCTGCAAAGCCTGGGTTTTGAGCAGATGACGCCTATTCAGGAGCAGAGCCTGCCCCTTATTCTTGATGGGCGCGATCTCATCGCGCAGGCCAAGACCGGCAGCGGCAAAACCGCGGCTTTCGGCCTGGGCCTGCTGCAATCGCTGGACCTGACGCGCCTGGTGCCGCAGGCCTTGGTGCTCTGCCCTACCCGAGAACTGGCCGACCAGGTGGCGCAAGAGCTGCGCCGCCTGGCCCGTTTGATTCCTAACGTCAAGGTGTTGACGCTGTGCGGCGGCGCTGCCGGTCGGCCGCAGGCCGAGTCGCTGGCCCGTGGCGCGCATCTGGTGGTGGGCACGCCTGGCCGTGTTCAGGATCATCTGGCGCGCGGCAACCTGGATTTGGCGGCCTTGAAAACCCTGGTGCTGGACGAAGCCGACCGCATGGTGGATATGGGTTTTTACGACGACATCGTCGCCATTGCTTCGCATTGCCCGGTCAAGCGCCAGACGCTGCTGTTTTCCGCGACCTATCCCGATAACATCCGCAAGCTCAGCGCTCGCTTTCTGCGCAACCCGGCCGAAGTCAAGGTGCAGACGCAGCACGACGCCAGCCGCATCGAGCAGATTTTTTACGAAATCGATGAGGCAGACCGGCTCGATGCCGTGGCCACCTTGCTGGCGCACTACCGGCCGGCCTCGACTCTGGTGTTCTGTAATACCAAGATCCGCAGTCATGAGCTGATCGAACGCTTGCGCGCCGACGGCATCAGTGCCCAGGCGCTCAATGGCGACCTGGAGCAGCGTGACCGCGACGAGATTCTGATCCAGTTCGCCAACCAGAGCTGCGCGGTCCTGGTGGCGACGGATGTGGCCGCGCGCGGTCTGGATATCCAGAACCTGAGCGCGGTGATCAATGTGGATGTGAGTAAGGACACGGAAGTCCATGTGCACCGCATCGGCCGCAGCGGCCGGGGCGAGCAGAAAGGCCTGGCCTTAAGCCTGTGCTCGCCCGAGGAAATGCGCTGGGCCAACCTGATCGAGCAATATCAGGGCGCGCCGCTCAAATGGGCGGATATCAAATCGCTGCGTTCCAAGGCGGACCGCCCTTTGCGCGCGCCCATGGTCACGCTGTGCATCCAGGGCGGTAAAAAGGACAAGCTGCGTCCGGGCGATCTGCTGGGCGCGCTCACGGGTGACGGCGGGCTGAGCTTCGAGCAGGTGGGCAAGATCAACATCACGGAGTTCAACGCCTATGTGGCGCTGGACCGTCAGATCGCCAAGCAGGCGTTCTCGCGGATTTCCAACAGCAATATCAAGGGCAGGCGCTTTCGCATGCGCTTTCTGGAAGAGTTCTGA
- a CDS encoding nuclear transport factor 2 family protein, which translates to MNDAKALLCQAAGEQVLNFFAALDERRHDDVAALMASDGVWYRQGRELIGPQAVAQALAQRDPARETAHVVSNLRAEMTGPDSARLRFYLLAYDGRSGDDAPRLVAIRFCEDELRHTSAGWRFTKRSSQRHLPPEAR; encoded by the coding sequence ATGAACGATGCAAAGGCTTTGCTGTGCCAGGCGGCAGGCGAGCAGGTATTGAATTTCTTTGCTGCCCTCGATGAGCGCCGCCACGATGACGTGGCCGCGCTCATGGCCAGCGATGGCGTCTGGTATCGCCAGGGCCGCGAACTGATCGGGCCGCAAGCGGTGGCGCAGGCTCTGGCCCAGCGCGACCCGGCGCGGGAAACCGCCCATGTCGTCAGCAATCTGCGCGCCGAAATGACCGGCCCGGATAGCGCCCGCCTGCGTTTCTATCTGCTGGCCTACGACGGCCGCAGCGGCGATGATGCGCCGCGTCTGGTGGCGATCCGTTTCTGTGAAGACGAACTGCGGCACACCAGCGCCGGCTGGCGTTTCACAAAGCGCTCTAGCCAGCGGCATCTGCCGCCCGAGGCGCGCTGA
- a CDS encoding EF-hand domain-containing protein — MKKSVIRIAQVAALSLSVLALSAQAQTRAFDPKVYQQMDTNGDGKVSEAKYRNFMEKAFDKLNTSGDGKLTPAQSANVLTEREFALLDKNKKGYVTREEFMTQVMNDFRKQDRNGDGFLSLN, encoded by the coding sequence ATGAAAAAATCTGTTATCCGCATTGCCCAGGTGGCCGCCCTCTCGCTGAGCGTTCTGGCCCTGTCCGCGCAAGCGCAGACCCGTGCGTTCGATCCCAAGGTCTACCAGCAAATGGACACCAACGGCGACGGCAAGGTCAGCGAAGCCAAGTACCGCAACTTCATGGAAAAGGCTTTCGACAAGCTCAACACCAGCGGCGATGGCAAACTGACGCCGGCGCAATCGGCGAATGTCCTGACCGAGCGTGAATTCGCCCTGCTCGACAAGAACAAAAAAGGCTATGTGACCCGGGAGGAGTTCATGACTCAGGTCATGAACGACTTCCGCAAGCAAGATCGCAACGGCGATGGCTTTCTAAGCCTCAACTAA
- a CDS encoding non-heme iron oxygenase ferredoxin subunit — MADTEVWKPVALVKDISPDTHTLRVMLDGEAVCLYKLEERVCATQDKCPHGNASLAEGWVEDGTVECPLHQGVFDIASGKPQCPPVTTDLRCYDVRVEDGTVFLRAESA, encoded by the coding sequence ATGGCCGATACCGAAGTGTGGAAGCCCGTGGCGCTGGTCAAGGACATCTCGCCCGATACGCACACGCTGCGCGTGATGCTGGACGGCGAGGCGGTCTGCCTCTACAAGCTGGAAGAGCGGGTCTGCGCCACGCAGGATAAGTGCCCGCATGGCAATGCCAGCCTGGCCGAAGGCTGGGTCGAGGACGGCACGGTGGAATGCCCGCTGCATCAGGGCGTGTTTGATATCGCCAGTGGCAAGCCGCAGTGCCCGCCGGTCACGACCGATTTGCGCTGCTACGACGTGCGTGTCGAGGACGGCACCGTGTTTTTGCGCGCCGAGTCGGCATGA
- a CDS encoding Bug family tripartite tricarboxylate transporter substrate binding protein: MSFFKPTALWAAGIATCLLAGAPASAETWPSRSISLVVPFPAGGGADTLARLMSEPLMRDLGQTIVIENRPGAGGNIGSATASRAEPNGYTLAYATNGTQAINHWLYKNTGFSRDDFEPISRLTTIAAAVVVNPDEPYQSLKDLLDAARAKPGMLTCGSAGNGTTSHLACEQLKQMTGVDIVHVPYKGGAAAMTDLMGGRLSLLIDVMPNVAQQIKAKRLRALAVTTNERVASNPDIPTVAEAGVPGYSFFAWDALYAPKGTPPAVLDRVNAAVHKVLAEPALRAQLEERGAQPAPTTREGLKTFSNEEYERLGKVVRTAGAVID, translated from the coding sequence ATGTCCTTTTTCAAACCAACCGCCCTGTGGGCAGCCGGTATCGCCACCTGTTTGCTGGCGGGCGCGCCCGCCAGCGCCGAAACCTGGCCCAGCCGTTCCATCAGCCTGGTTGTGCCCTTCCCGGCCGGCGGCGGCGCCGACACACTGGCCCGGTTGATGAGTGAACCGCTCATGCGTGATCTGGGCCAAACCATTGTGATCGAGAACCGTCCGGGCGCGGGCGGCAACATCGGCAGCGCCACGGCCTCGCGTGCCGAGCCCAACGGCTACACCCTGGCCTATGCCACCAATGGCACGCAGGCCATCAATCACTGGCTGTATAAAAACACCGGCTTTTCGCGGGATGATTTCGAGCCCATTTCCCGGCTGACTACGATTGCCGCCGCCGTGGTCGTCAATCCTGACGAGCCGTATCAAAGCCTGAAGGATTTGCTGGACGCCGCGCGCGCCAAGCCTGGCATGCTGACCTGCGGCTCGGCCGGCAATGGCACCACGTCGCATCTGGCTTGTGAGCAGCTCAAGCAGATGACGGGCGTGGATATCGTGCACGTGCCTTACAAGGGGGGCGCTGCGGCCATGACGGATTTGATGGGCGGGCGTTTGTCGCTCTTGATCGATGTGATGCCCAATGTGGCGCAGCAAATCAAGGCCAAGCGCCTGCGCGCGCTGGCCGTCACGACCAATGAGCGGGTGGCCTCCAATCCGGATATCCCGACGGTGGCCGAGGCCGGGGTTCCGGGCTACTCCTTCTTTGCCTGGGATGCGCTCTATGCGCCCAAGGGCACGCCGCCTGCGGTGCTGGATCGCGTGAACGCCGCTGTTCACAAGGTTCTGGCTGAACCCGCCTTGCGCGCGCAGTTGGAAGAGCGCGGCGCCCAGCCCGCGCCGACCACCCGCGAGGGGCTCAAGACTTTCTCGAATGAGGAATACGAGCGCCTGGGCAAGGTGGTGCGTACGGCTGGCGCTGTGATCGACTGA
- a CDS encoding DSD1 family PLP-dependent enzyme, with translation MNRKTRPTLDSLDTPCLLLDEARMEANIEYMKARMRRLGVALRPHLKTPKSVEVARRAMQTPQGPAAVSTLQEAEQFARAGVRDILYAVGLSPAKIDRVLALRAQGVNLTVVVDSVEAAQALASRSRAAGAPIPALIEIDSDGHRAGVRPEQQALLCAIGRALHEGGAELHGVMTHAGESYSSPDVAAIRDMAERERSAAVRAAAVLREQGLPCPVVSVGSTPTAMFAENLEGVTEVRAGVYVFFDLFMAGLGVCKQDDIALSVLTTVIGHQPEKAWILVDAGWMAMSRDRGTANQAVDQYYGLVCDVAGHPLPGLVLKQTNQEQGIITLRPGATGALPDLPIGTRLRILPNHACATGAQHDAYQVLRGADVAAVWPRFRGW, from the coding sequence ATGAATAGGAAAACGCGGCCCACCCTCGACAGCCTTGATACGCCCTGCCTGCTGCTGGATGAGGCGCGCATGGAGGCGAACATCGAATACATGAAGGCCCGTATGCGGCGTCTGGGTGTCGCCCTGCGTCCGCATTTGAAAACGCCCAAGTCGGTCGAGGTGGCTCGGCGCGCGATGCAGACGCCGCAAGGGCCGGCCGCTGTGTCCACCTTGCAGGAGGCCGAGCAGTTCGCCCGGGCGGGGGTGCGGGATATTCTTTATGCCGTCGGTCTGTCTCCGGCCAAGATAGACCGGGTCTTGGCCTTGCGTGCGCAAGGCGTGAATCTGACCGTGGTCGTCGATAGCGTCGAGGCCGCGCAGGCGCTGGCCAGTCGTTCGCGCGCCGCGGGCGCGCCCATCCCCGCTTTGATTGAAATCGACTCCGACGGCCACCGCGCCGGCGTGCGACCGGAGCAGCAGGCTTTGCTCTGCGCGATCGGCCGCGCCTTGCACGAAGGCGGCGCCGAGCTGCACGGCGTGATGACCCATGCCGGGGAGTCATACAGCTCGCCGGATGTAGCGGCCATCCGTGATATGGCCGAGCGCGAACGCAGCGCGGCAGTGCGCGCTGCGGCCGTGTTGCGCGAGCAGGGTCTGCCTTGCCCGGTCGTCAGCGTGGGTTCCACGCCCACCGCGATGTTTGCCGAGAACCTCGAGGGGGTTACGGAGGTGCGAGCCGGCGTCTATGTGTTTTTCGACCTCTTCATGGCCGGCCTTGGGGTCTGTAAACAAGACGACATCGCCTTGTCGGTGCTGACCACCGTCATCGGGCATCAGCCGGAAAAGGCTTGGATTCTGGTCGATGCCGGTTGGATGGCCATGTCGCGCGACCGGGGCACGGCCAATCAGGCCGTGGACCAGTATTACGGCTTGGTGTGCGATGTGGCGGGCCATCCTTTGCCCGGGCTCGTGCTCAAGCAGACCAACCAGGAGCAGGGCATCATCACGCTGCGTCCGGGGGCGACCGGCGCGCTTCCCGATCTGCCCATCGGCACGCGTCTGCGCATTCTGCCCAACCATGCCTGCGCGACCGGCGCTCAGCACGACGCCTACCAAGTGCTGCGCGGCGCGGATGTGGCCGCCGTCTGGCCGCGCTTTCGCGGCTGGTAG